From a region of the Syngnathoides biaculeatus isolate LvHL_M chromosome 2, ASM1980259v1, whole genome shotgun sequence genome:
- the plpbp gene encoding pyridoxal phosphate homeostasis protein isoform X3, whose amino-acid sequence MVVEAYNQGQRNFGENYVNELADKASDPMILESCPDINWHFIGHLQKNNVNKLLGVPNLFLVETVDSAKLADKVNSSWLRIRGVSTQRLKVMVQINTSGEQSKYGLPPEETVNTVKHIVSECSALQFSGLMTIGRYGYNLTLGPNPDFQMLLSWRQKVCDSLKLPLEEVELSMGMSTDFEHAIEVGSTNVRVGSIIFGNREYPNSAANTPIPSPAPSPAPSPEKTSKQVSEEAAKKMQHLTV is encoded by the exons ATGGTcgtggaggcctacaaccaaggGCAACGTAACTTTGGAGAAAACTAT GTTAACGAACTTGCAGACAAAGCTTCAGATCCTATG atTTTGGAATCATGCCCAGACATCAACTGGCATTTTATTGGTCATCTCCAGAAGAATAACGTCAACAAACTCTTGG GTGTGCCAAATTTGTTCTTGGTGGAGACGGTCGACTCTGCGAAACTGGCTGACAAGGTCAACAGCTCATGGCTACGAATCAGAGGAGTGAGCACACAGAGATTAAAAGTCATGGTGCAGATCAACACTAGCGGCGAACAGA GTAAATATGGCCTTCCACCAGAGGAAACCGTGAATACCGTGAAGCACATCGTATCGGAGTGCTCTGCCCTGCAGTTCTCAGGACTCATGACCATCGGGCGTTATGGCTACAACCTCACCTTGGGTCCAAATCCGGACTTCCAG ATGCTTCTGAGTTGGCGGCAGAAGGTTTGTGACAGTCTGAAGCTACCTCTGGAGGAGGTGGAACTCAGCATGGGTATGTCCACAGATTTTGAACATGCG ATCGAGGTAGGGTCGACTAACGTACGGGTGGGAAGCATCATCTTCGGCAACAGGGAATATCCCAACAGCGCAGCCAACACTCCGATTCCCAGCCCTGCCCCCAGCCCGGCTCccagcccggagaaaacatccAAGCAAGTGTCGGAAGAGGCTGCCAAGAAAATGCAACATCTGACCGTCTGA
- the plpbp gene encoding pyridoxal phosphate homeostasis protein isoform X1: MAESQEETVRKRQRMSKVWDHFILKKEDRKVQCLYCNVDLAYHNSTTVMMQHLIRKHPVSVSSTSIVSDTSTSQRPTDGAVRPTPSCTAEEADLLTESILKMLVTDMQPLSMVEEKGFKKMISAFSPNYSMPSRLHFTSLMEMKYQQITEKLKTVLQDLQSVALTIDIWTSDGTEGCLRVACHFLGEDWETKSFSLTAMPLKESHTAVNIADWLEETTDKFHIPFPKVKAVIHNNGASALAAAVILKERHGWASVRCPRNTLDLVVQSALINSKTIANCVASARAMVEHFKKSELACAKLKEKQQQMGMPPLMLIRDVSNRWNSTYRMLSRLLGQRWPVTAALTDPAVSSSAEHHNPDLKPDHWNLTEELTRVLGPFDRVTEFLRGEQYITLSALPQLVHNLKKATLSSTVETSSVKAFQTQVAKQITERWQELFLFQPEAPNAVILAAALDPRFRKLKFLTAEDVFKVQSTIQSMALAVKKEEWQSNKSRNEATAAALEVRSAPKKDGLFVNSILGSSSDSNTSDEENEDWQLSQAVQKEVFLYFGEHPLSKKENPLTWWKTNAARYPTLATLAKSFLGIPATLTASERMFSVTGNIVSKRRASLSFEHLDMLTFLHCNHVLL, translated from the exons ATGGCGGAGTCTCAGGAGGAAACGGTTCGCAAAAGGCagagaatgtccaaagtttgggatcatttcatTCTTAAAAAAGAAGATAGAAAAGTCCAATGTCTCTACTGCAACGTAGACCTTGCTTACCACAACAGCACGACTGTTATGATGCAACATCTGATTCGGAAGCATCCTGTTAGCGTGAGTTCAACAAGCATCGTCTCAGACACAAG cacATCACAGCGGCCCACAGACGGTGCGGTTCGCCCAACACCGTCATGCACTGCCGAAGAAGCTGACTTGCTAACCGAGagcattttgaaaatgctggTCACGGATATGCAGCCATTGTCCATGGTGGAGGAAAAGGGATTTAAAAAGATGATTTCCGCTTTCAGCCCGAACTACAGCATGCCATCGAGACTCCATTTCACAAGTCTGATGGAGATGAAGTACCAACAAATAACAGAGAAATTAAAAACTGTTCTTCAGGACTTGCAGTCTGTTGCATTGACCATTGACATCTGGACGAGTGACGGCACAGAGGGTTGTCTCAGGGTGGCCTGTCACTTCTTGGGGGAAGATTGGGAGACAAAGTCCTTCTCACTAACAGCGATGCCTCTCAAAGAGAGTCACACGGCTGTGAATATTGCAGATTGGCTGGAGGAGACAACTGACAAATTTCATATTCCATTTCCTAAGGTGAAGGCAGTTATCCATAATAACGGGGCCAGTGCGCTGGCGGCAGCAGTCATTTTGAAGGAAAGGCACGGTTGGGCTTCCGTGAGATGCCCCAGGAACACGCTGGATTTAGTCGTGCAGAGCGCACTCATAAACTCAAAAACCATTGCCAATTGTGTGGCTTCTGCGAGGGCCATGGTCGAACACTTCAAGAAGAGTGAACTGGCCTGTGCTAAACTTAAAGAGAAGCAGCAACAAATGGGAATGCCACCGCTGATGCTGATCCGGGATGTAAGCAATAGGTGGAACAGCACGTATCGCATGTTGTCCAGGCTCCTTGGACAAAGATGGCCCGTGACCGCAGCGCTCACTGATCCCGCAGTCAGCTCAAGCGCCGAACACCACAACCCGGATCTAAAGCCGGACCACTGGAACCTTACTGAGGAGCTTACTCGGGTCCTTGGACCCTTTGACAGAGTAACAGAGTTTCTGCGTGGGGAACAATACATTACTCTCTCTGCTCTTCCACAGCTAGTCCACAACCTTAAGAAAGCCACACTGAGTTCAACAGTTGAAACGTCCTCAGTCAAAGCGTTTCAGACTCAAGTGGCAAAACAGATCACAGAGCGATGGCAAGAACTGTTTCTATTTCAACCTGAGGCTCCGAACGCTGTCATCCTGGCTGCTGCCTTGGACCCAAGGTTTAGAAAACTGAAGTTCTTGACTGCGGAAGATGTGTTTAAGGTCCAAAGTACAATTCAGTCCATGGCGCTAGCTGTCAAAAAGGAAGAATGGCAGTCAAATAAAAGCAGAAATGAAGCCACCGCCGCCGCGTTAGAAGTCCGTTCAGCTCCCAAAAAAGATGGACTGTTTGTCAACAGTATACTGGGTTCGTCATCAGACTCCAACACCAGCGATGAGGAGAATGAGGATTGGCAGCTAAGTCAAGCGGTGCAGAAGGAAGTCTTTCTTTATTTTGGAGAACATCCTCTCTCCAAGAAAGAGAATCCATTAACGTGGTGGAAAACAAACGCAGCCCGATACCCGACCCTGGCGACGTTGGCAAAGTCGTTTTTGGGTATCCCAGCAACATTGACGGCGTCAGAGCGGATGTTCTCTGTTACTGGGAACATTGTCTCAAAGCGCAGGGCCAGTCTTAGTTTCGAGCATCTTGACATGTTGACTTTTCTCCATTGTAATCATGTGCTCTTGTAA
- the tmed4 gene encoding transmembrane emp24 domain-containing protein 4 isoform X1, whose translation MLAAAALRFILLAAWLHPSYALYFHIGETEKKCFIEEIPDETMVIGKYRTQLWDKQSNSFLPSTPGLGMHVEIKDPDAKVILSRQYGSDGRFTFTSHTPGEHQLCLHSNSTKMALFAGGKLRVHLDIQVGEHTNNYPEIAAKDKLTELQLRARQLLDQVEQIQKEQNYQRYREERFRMTSESTNQRVLWWSIAQTLILISTGIWQMKHLKSFFEAKKLV comes from the exons ATGCTCGCTGCCGCTGCACTTCGATTTATTTTGCTGGCCGCTTGGCTTCATCCGAGTTATGCACTCTATTTCCACATTGGCGAGACGGAGAAAAAATGCTTCATTGAGGAGATTCCAGACGAAACGATGGTGATCG GAAAGTACCGAACGCAGCTTTGGGATAAACAAAGTAATTCCTTTCTCCCATCCACACCGGGTCTTGGGATGCATGTCGAGATCAAGGATCCTGACGCAAAG GTCATTCTGTCTCGGCAGTATGGATCCGACGGTCGCTTCACCTTCACATCTCACACTCCAGGGGAGCACCAGTTATGTCTGCACTCCAACTCCACCAAGATGGCGCTATTTGCCGGTGGGAAACTG AGAGTACATCTGGATATTCAGGTTGGAGAACATACCAATAACTACCCTGAAATTGCAGCCAAGGACAAACTGACTGAGCTGCAGCTGCGTGCCAGACAGCTTCTTGATCAGGTGGAACAGATCCAGAAGGAGCAAAATTACCAAAGG TATCGAGAGGAGCGTTTCCGGATGACCAGTGAGAGCACCAACCAACGCGTCCTCTGGTGGTCGATCGCCCAGACGCTCATCCTCATCAGCACGGGCATATGGCAGATGAAGCACCTCAAGAGCTTCTTTGAAGCTAAGAAACTGGTTTAA
- the tmed4 gene encoding transmembrane emp24 domain-containing protein 4 isoform X2, which produces MVCRGVTSRKEHNKLASLAEPHRLNAGKYRTQLWDKQSNSFLPSTPGLGMHVEIKDPDAKVILSRQYGSDGRFTFTSHTPGEHQLCLHSNSTKMALFAGGKLRVHLDIQVGEHTNNYPEIAAKDKLTELQLRARQLLDQVEQIQKEQNYQRYREERFRMTSESTNQRVLWWSIAQTLILISTGIWQMKHLKSFFEAKKLV; this is translated from the exons ATGGTGTGTAGAGGTGTGACTTCAAGAAAAGAACACAACAAGTTGGCTTCGCTTGCTGAACCCCATCGACTAAATGCAG GAAAGTACCGAACGCAGCTTTGGGATAAACAAAGTAATTCCTTTCTCCCATCCACACCGGGTCTTGGGATGCATGTCGAGATCAAGGATCCTGACGCAAAG GTCATTCTGTCTCGGCAGTATGGATCCGACGGTCGCTTCACCTTCACATCTCACACTCCAGGGGAGCACCAGTTATGTCTGCACTCCAACTCCACCAAGATGGCGCTATTTGCCGGTGGGAAACTG AGAGTACATCTGGATATTCAGGTTGGAGAACATACCAATAACTACCCTGAAATTGCAGCCAAGGACAAACTGACTGAGCTGCAGCTGCGTGCCAGACAGCTTCTTGATCAGGTGGAACAGATCCAGAAGGAGCAAAATTACCAAAGG TATCGAGAGGAGCGTTTCCGGATGACCAGTGAGAGCACCAACCAACGCGTCCTCTGGTGGTCGATCGCCCAGACGCTCATCCTCATCAGCACGGGCATATGGCAGATGAAGCACCTCAAGAGCTTCTTTGAAGCTAAGAAACTGGTTTAA
- the snrpg gene encoding small nuclear ribonucleoprotein G: MSKAHPPELKKFMDKKLSLKLNGGRHVQGILRGFDPFMNLVVDDCLEMGPGGQQHTIGMVVIRGNSIIMLEALERV, encoded by the exons atgagCAAAGCACACCCTCCCGAGCTAAAAAA GTTCATGGACAAGAAACTTTCGC TCAAATTAAATGGAGGCAGACACGTGCAGGGCATCCTTCGAGGGTTTGACCCCTTTATGAACCTCGTGGTGGATGACTGTCTGGAAATGGGACCAGGGGGACAGCAGCATACCATCGGCATGGTG GTCATCCGAGGTAACAGCATCATCATGTTGGAAGCGTTGGAGAGAGTATGA
- the plpbp gene encoding pyridoxal phosphate homeostasis protein isoform X2: MRRHTPATPRFSFRGAFIVKGNRRHWSRGALRQSLDAMWKIAMSEEVGRALQSVVQRVNKAASLRPKSLPAVPPRLVAVSKTKPPEMVVEAYNQGQRNFGENYVNELADKASDPMILESCPDINWHFIGHLQKNNVNKLLGVPNLFLVETVDSAKLADKVNSSWLRIRGVSTQRLKVMVQINTSGEQSKYGLPPEETVNTVKHIVSECSALQFSGLMTIGRYGYNLTLGPNPDFQMLLSWRQKVCDSLKLPLEEVELSMGMSTDFEHAIEVGSTNVRVGSIIFGNREYPNSAANTPIPSPAPSPAPSPEKTSKQVSEEAAKKMQHLTV, from the exons ATGCGACGGCACACTCCCGCGACTCCTCGCTTTTCCTTCCGAGgggcttttattgtgaaaggCAATCGACGTCACTGGAGTCGCGGTGCCTTACGGCAAAGTCTCGACGCGATGTGGAAAATAGCAATGTCGGAGGAGGTAGGCAGGGCGCTCCAGTCGGTGGTGCAGCGGGTGAACAAGGCAGCGTCCCTCCGACCCAAG TCGCTACCGGCTGTTCCACCGAGGCTTGTCGCGGTCAGCAAAACGAAACCCCCCGAGATGGTcgtggaggcctacaaccaaggGCAACGTAACTTTGGAGAAAACTAT GTTAACGAACTTGCAGACAAAGCTTCAGATCCTATG atTTTGGAATCATGCCCAGACATCAACTGGCATTTTATTGGTCATCTCCAGAAGAATAACGTCAACAAACTCTTGG GTGTGCCAAATTTGTTCTTGGTGGAGACGGTCGACTCTGCGAAACTGGCTGACAAGGTCAACAGCTCATGGCTACGAATCAGAGGAGTGAGCACACAGAGATTAAAAGTCATGGTGCAGATCAACACTAGCGGCGAACAGA GTAAATATGGCCTTCCACCAGAGGAAACCGTGAATACCGTGAAGCACATCGTATCGGAGTGCTCTGCCCTGCAGTTCTCAGGACTCATGACCATCGGGCGTTATGGCTACAACCTCACCTTGGGTCCAAATCCGGACTTCCAG ATGCTTCTGAGTTGGCGGCAGAAGGTTTGTGACAGTCTGAAGCTACCTCTGGAGGAGGTGGAACTCAGCATGGGTATGTCCACAGATTTTGAACATGCG ATCGAGGTAGGGTCGACTAACGTACGGGTGGGAAGCATCATCTTCGGCAACAGGGAATATCCCAACAGCGCAGCCAACACTCCGATTCCCAGCCCTGCCCCCAGCCCGGCTCccagcccggagaaaacatccAAGCAAGTGTCGGAAGAGGCTGCCAAGAAAATGCAACATCTGACCGTCTGA